A genomic stretch from Kribbella amoyensis includes:
- a CDS encoding MBL fold metallo-hydrolase, whose protein sequence is MTLEQVTPYAARVLAANPGPMTLDGTNTWILRAPDADRAVVVDPGPLLTEHLRAVLDAVAAAGATVDTVLLTHNHPDHSEGAAWFASEANCGIRSVDPAFRVPTDHAHGLSEGDVIAAGELRIEVLPTPGHTLDSVCFWLPQDGSLLTGDTVLGRGTSVVAYPDGALGPYLESLEKLRAFANSPAGVERLLPGHGPVIDDPAGVLTYYLDHRRERLDQVRAAVAAGHTTPEAVVEHVYADVDRTLWPAAERSVRAQLQYLND, encoded by the coding sequence ATGACCCTCGAACAGGTGACCCCGTACGCCGCCCGCGTGCTGGCCGCGAACCCCGGCCCGATGACGCTGGACGGCACCAACACTTGGATCCTCCGCGCCCCCGACGCGGACCGCGCGGTCGTGGTCGACCCCGGTCCGTTGCTCACCGAGCACCTGCGAGCCGTCCTCGACGCGGTCGCGGCGGCCGGGGCGACCGTCGACACGGTGCTGCTGACGCACAACCACCCGGACCACTCAGAGGGCGCGGCCTGGTTCGCGAGCGAGGCGAACTGCGGGATCCGCTCGGTCGACCCGGCGTTCCGGGTCCCGACGGATCACGCGCACGGCCTCAGCGAGGGCGACGTGATCGCGGCCGGCGAGCTGCGGATCGAGGTGCTGCCGACGCCCGGTCACACCCTCGACTCGGTCTGCTTCTGGCTGCCGCAGGACGGTTCGCTGCTCACCGGGGACACGGTGCTCGGCCGCGGTACGTCGGTGGTCGCGTATCCGGACGGTGCCCTCGGCCCCTATCTGGAGTCGCTCGAGAAGCTCCGCGCGTTCGCCAATTCACCGGCCGGCGTGGAGCGGTTGCTCCCCGGCCACGGTCCCGTCATCGACGACCCGGCCGGCGTGCTGACGTACTACCTCGACCACCGCCGCGAACGCCTCGACCAGGTCCGCGCGGCCGTTGCCGCCGGCCACACCACCCCCGAGGCGGTCGTCGAACACGTCTACGCCGATGTGGACCGTACCCTCTGGCCCGCCGCCGAACGCTCGGTACGTGCCCAGCTCCAGTACCTGAACGACTGA
- a CDS encoding type IV toxin-antitoxin system AbiEi family antitoxin domain-containing protein, translating to MNRKLSRVAAGQGGVFSRRQALACGYTVQAMQARLADGRWERIRYGQYAESLDLSHLPRWERERVRHERLVHAAVNSMRPGSVAVSHQSAAVIHGAPTWGLELEEAHLTRLEDLRSGRLAQVRHHRGTLTPADLTEIRGLRSVTVARALVETACTTSFEVAVVLADALCRLRSPDEDEFDRLARMFEFWPGSTTARAALAFRDPQAESVGESRLRVLMHNEGLPAPLLQMPIRDAAGLIGRVDFFFPGDHTVVEFDGLLKYADGSADVLVREKNREDRLRGLGLEVVRVTWPELGRPEQVAIRIRQAFTRARRSA from the coding sequence GTGAATCGGAAGTTGAGCCGCGTGGCAGCGGGGCAGGGCGGCGTGTTCAGCCGTCGGCAGGCGCTCGCGTGCGGGTACACGGTCCAGGCCATGCAGGCCCGCCTTGCCGACGGACGCTGGGAGCGGATCCGGTACGGCCAGTACGCCGAGTCGCTCGACCTGAGCCACCTTCCGAGGTGGGAGCGGGAGCGTGTTCGCCACGAGCGGCTGGTCCACGCGGCGGTGAACTCGATGCGACCGGGCAGCGTTGCCGTCAGCCACCAGTCGGCAGCCGTGATCCACGGTGCTCCGACCTGGGGTCTGGAGCTCGAGGAGGCCCACCTGACCCGGCTGGAGGATCTGCGCAGCGGACGGCTTGCTCAAGTACGGCATCACCGCGGCACCCTGACGCCGGCAGATCTCACCGAGATTCGCGGGCTCCGCTCAGTCACCGTCGCTCGGGCGTTGGTGGAGACCGCCTGTACTACGTCCTTCGAGGTCGCCGTTGTCCTGGCCGACGCCTTGTGCAGACTTCGGTCGCCAGACGAGGACGAGTTCGATCGTCTGGCCCGGATGTTCGAGTTCTGGCCCGGCAGTACGACGGCCCGCGCGGCCCTGGCCTTCCGCGATCCGCAGGCAGAATCCGTCGGCGAGTCACGGCTCCGGGTCCTGATGCACAACGAAGGCCTGCCCGCACCGCTGCTCCAGATGCCGATCAGGGACGCGGCCGGGTTGATCGGGCGTGTCGACTTCTTCTTCCCCGGCGATCACACGGTGGTCGAATTCGACGGCCTGCTGAAGTACGCCGACGGGTCGGCCGACGTCCTGGTCCGTGAGAAGAACCGAGAGGACCGGTTGCGCGGGCTGGGACTGGAGGTCGTCCGTGTCACCTGGCCCGAGCTCGGCCGACCGGAACAAGTCGCCATCCGCATCCGGCAAGCCTTCACCCGCGCCCGCCGATCCGCCTGA
- a CDS encoding Crp/Fnr family transcriptional regulator, producing MDAAVLRQAPLFTQLDDEAADALAASMTENRLRRGQVLFHEGDSGDRLFVVIEGKVKLGRTSADGRENLIAVLGPGQMFGELSLFDPGPRSATVTAVTDASMMSLTHDELLRWLAGRPEVARGLLLQLASRLRKVSDVVADLVFSDVPGRVAKALLDLASRFGRTADDGVHVHHDLTQEELAQLVGASRETVNKALADFASRGWVRLEPRSVVLLDVERLQRRAR from the coding sequence GTGGACGCCGCAGTGCTCCGACAGGCACCGCTCTTCACTCAGCTCGACGACGAGGCGGCCGACGCGCTGGCCGCGTCGATGACCGAGAACCGGCTGCGTCGCGGCCAGGTGCTGTTCCACGAGGGCGACTCCGGGGACCGGCTGTTCGTGGTGATCGAGGGCAAGGTCAAGCTCGGCCGGACCTCGGCCGACGGCCGGGAGAACCTGATCGCCGTGCTCGGCCCGGGCCAGATGTTCGGTGAGCTGTCCCTGTTCGACCCGGGCCCGCGCTCGGCCACCGTCACCGCGGTCACCGACGCGTCGATGATGTCGCTGACCCACGACGAGCTGCTCCGCTGGCTGGCCGGCCGGCCGGAAGTTGCCCGCGGCCTCCTCCTCCAGCTGGCCTCCCGGCTGCGCAAGGTCTCCGACGTCGTGGCCGACCTGGTCTTCTCCGACGTACCCGGCCGCGTCGCCAAGGCCCTGCTCGACCTGGCCAGCCGCTTCGGCCGGACCGCCGACGACGGTGTCCACGTCCACCACGACCTCACCCAGGAGGAGCTGGCCCAGCTGGTCGGCGCCTCCCGCGAAACCGTGAACAAGGCGCTCGCCGACTTCGCCTCCCGCGGCTGGGTCCGGCTCGAACCGCGGTCCGTCGTCCTGCTGGACGTCGAACGCCTACAGCGGCGGGCCCGCTAG
- the nth gene encoding endonuclease III: protein MPTQRVADPNPHPVPSPVLDPVVKLPRKAPVYADETPTQLVRRARKMHKVLTETYPDAHCELDFGTPLELLVATILSAQTTDVTVNKVTPTLFAKYPTAQAYAEADRDELEAILKPTGFFRAKTNSLMKLGQALVDDYDGVVPGKLEELVKLPGTGRKTANVVLGNAFGVPGITVDTHFGRLVRRFGWTEEEDPVKVEHLIGALFPKKDWTMLSHRLIFHGRRRCHAKKPACGACPIAQWCPSYGTGPTDPELARKLVKVPA from the coding sequence ATGCCCACCCAGCGTGTCGCGGACCCGAACCCGCACCCGGTCCCGAGCCCCGTTCTCGACCCGGTCGTGAAACTGCCGCGGAAGGCGCCGGTGTACGCCGACGAGACCCCGACCCAGCTGGTCCGCCGGGCCCGGAAGATGCACAAGGTGCTCACCGAGACGTACCCGGACGCTCACTGCGAGCTGGACTTCGGCACCCCGCTGGAGCTGCTGGTCGCGACCATCCTGTCCGCGCAGACCACCGACGTCACGGTCAACAAAGTCACCCCGACCCTGTTCGCGAAGTACCCGACCGCCCAGGCGTACGCCGAGGCCGACCGGGACGAGCTGGAGGCGATCCTCAAGCCGACCGGGTTCTTCCGGGCCAAGACGAACAGCCTGATGAAGCTCGGCCAGGCCCTGGTGGACGACTACGACGGCGTGGTCCCCGGCAAGCTGGAGGAGCTGGTCAAGCTCCCCGGCACCGGCCGCAAGACCGCGAACGTGGTGCTCGGCAACGCCTTCGGGGTCCCCGGCATCACCGTCGACACCCACTTCGGCCGGCTGGTCCGCCGGTTCGGCTGGACCGAGGAGGAGGACCCGGTCAAGGTCGAGCACCTGATCGGGGCGCTGTTCCCGAAGAAGGACTGGACCATGTTGTCGCACCGGCTGATCTTCCACGGCCGGCGCCGCTGCCACGCCAAGAAGCCGGCCTGCGGGGCCTGCCCGATCGCCCAGTGGTGCCCGTCCTACGGCACCGGCCCGACCGACCCGGAGCTGGCGCGGAAGCTGGTCAAGGTCCCGGCGTGA
- a CDS encoding TlpA family protein disulfide reductase, whose translation MRFRSRTPLAVVAAALLLLAVGCGEDKAGSTPEATGTAAKLVPCPVTESKPPVSNGLPDISLPCLGDGPDVRLADLRGPLLINVWAQWCGPCREEAPYLAELRKKAAGKVQLFGVDYLDPRRELAVKFAAEEGLEYPHLVDSEKQLQRPLRIGGPPLTAFVDAKGAVVYVHRSVFTSQQQLDDLVREKLGVSW comes from the coding sequence GTGAGGTTCCGGTCCCGTACTCCGCTCGCGGTCGTCGCCGCTGCGCTGCTGCTGCTCGCGGTGGGCTGCGGAGAGGACAAGGCAGGCAGTACACCGGAGGCCACGGGGACCGCGGCCAAGCTGGTGCCGTGTCCGGTGACGGAGTCGAAACCCCCGGTGAGCAACGGGTTGCCGGACATCAGCCTGCCGTGTCTCGGCGACGGCCCGGACGTCCGGCTCGCCGATCTGCGCGGTCCACTGCTGATCAACGTCTGGGCCCAGTGGTGCGGCCCATGTCGCGAGGAAGCGCCGTACCTGGCCGAGTTGCGGAAGAAGGCCGCCGGCAAGGTCCAGTTGTTCGGCGTGGACTACTTGGATCCGCGCCGGGAGCTCGCGGTGAAGTTCGCGGCCGAGGAGGGCCTGGAGTACCCGCACCTCGTCGACTCGGAGAAGCAACTCCAGCGGCCGCTGCGGATCGGCGGGCCACCGCTGACCGCGTTCGTCGACGCGAAGGGCGCCGTGGTCTACGTCCACCGCAGCGTGTTCACCTCGCAGCAGCAGCTGGACGACCTGGTCAGGGAGAAACTGGGGGTGTCCTGGTGA
- a CDS encoding NUDIX hydrolase — translation MRTSVSFDIELPAWLHTLAKASKAVDPQELSRFLPPDDPAVRQSAVLILLADGNEEDGPDVLLTERAWTLRSHAGQMAFPGGRSDPEDGPGVLGLIRTALREGEEETGLDPAGVDVFTVWPALWVPVSNFGVNPVVGWWRTPSPVAVVDPAEVASVHRVAIGALADPANRVSCLHPSGFTGPAFRIGDLFIWGFTAGLLDKMLILGGWARDWDPAHVVPLPDRLVEAAWRSEGRRAEDVRRMTAIEHDLGRGEGVE, via the coding sequence GTGAGGACCAGCGTCAGCTTCGACATCGAGCTCCCGGCCTGGCTGCACACCCTGGCGAAGGCCTCGAAAGCCGTTGATCCACAGGAGTTGTCCCGCTTTCTCCCACCCGACGACCCGGCCGTCCGGCAGTCCGCCGTTCTCATCTTGCTTGCCGATGGCAACGAGGAGGACGGCCCGGACGTCCTCCTGACCGAGCGGGCGTGGACGTTGCGTTCGCACGCGGGCCAGATGGCGTTCCCCGGTGGCCGGTCCGACCCCGAGGACGGGCCCGGTGTCCTCGGCCTGATCCGGACCGCGTTGCGCGAGGGCGAGGAGGAGACCGGGCTGGACCCGGCCGGCGTGGACGTGTTCACGGTCTGGCCGGCGTTGTGGGTGCCGGTCAGCAACTTCGGGGTGAATCCGGTGGTCGGCTGGTGGCGGACGCCGTCGCCGGTCGCGGTCGTCGACCCGGCCGAGGTGGCCTCGGTGCACCGGGTCGCGATCGGTGCGCTGGCCGATCCGGCGAACCGGGTGAGCTGCCTGCACCCGTCCGGGTTCACCGGTCCCGCGTTCCGGATCGGGGACCTCTTCATCTGGGGTTTCACCGCCGGGCTGCTGGACAAAATGCTGATCCTCGGCGGCTGGGCGCGCGACTGGGACCCGGCCCACGTCGTACCGTTGCCCGACCGCCTGGTCGAAGCGGCCTGGCGGAGTGAGGGTAGGCGGGCCGAGGACGTGCGGCGGATGACCGCCATCGAGCACGATCTCGGCCGTGGAGAGGGTGTGGAGTGA
- a CDS encoding MarP family serine protease, translated as MSGLDIALLVVTGLVAISGYVEGFVLGACATLGLLGGAALGVWGVPRILDNFSPSVEVSFAALVLVVLLASIGRTIGAVLGSRLRNKISWKPVKAVDALGGAVLAAVSVLIVSWVLGVAVSGARIPSVTSAVRGSQVLAKVDEVLPGEADRALQAFNDVVNTDLFPRFLDPFVPERIRETQPPDAGIARTPDVRAVYSRIAKVTGVANCSRGLEGSGFVYAPQRVMTNAHVVAGVSSPKVEVNGRAYDAKVVLFDPGVDVAVLYVPKLNVQPLKFDPAGKADAAAVVLGYPENGPFDSEPARIRSEERLRGPDIYGDRTVTRHAFSIWASVRPGNSGGPLISPRGTVYGVVFAASVEDNRTGYVLTAEQVAENAAAGARSTQEVSTRTCT; from the coding sequence GTGAGCGGACTCGATATCGCGCTGCTGGTCGTGACCGGGCTGGTGGCGATCTCCGGGTACGTCGAGGGCTTCGTGCTGGGCGCCTGCGCGACGCTCGGGCTGCTCGGCGGGGCCGCGCTCGGCGTCTGGGGAGTGCCGCGGATCCTGGACAACTTCTCACCCAGCGTCGAGGTGTCGTTCGCGGCCCTGGTCCTGGTGGTGCTGCTGGCCTCGATCGGCCGGACCATCGGCGCGGTGCTCGGCTCCCGGCTGAGGAACAAGATCTCCTGGAAACCGGTCAAGGCAGTCGACGCCCTCGGTGGTGCCGTGCTCGCTGCCGTCTCGGTGCTGATCGTCTCCTGGGTGCTCGGCGTCGCGGTCAGCGGCGCGCGGATCCCGAGCGTCACGTCGGCGGTCCGCGGTTCGCAGGTCCTCGCGAAGGTGGACGAGGTCCTCCCCGGCGAGGCCGATCGCGCGTTGCAGGCGTTCAACGACGTGGTCAACACCGACCTCTTCCCGCGCTTCCTCGACCCGTTCGTGCCGGAGCGGATCCGCGAGACCCAGCCACCGGACGCCGGGATCGCCCGGACCCCGGACGTCCGCGCGGTGTACAGCCGGATCGCGAAGGTCACCGGCGTGGCGAACTGCTCCCGCGGCCTGGAGGGATCCGGGTTCGTCTACGCCCCGCAGCGGGTGATGACCAATGCGCACGTCGTCGCCGGGGTCAGCTCGCCCAAGGTCGAGGTCAACGGCCGCGCGTACGACGCGAAGGTGGTGCTGTTCGACCCGGGCGTGGACGTGGCCGTGCTGTACGTCCCGAAGCTCAACGTGCAACCGCTGAAGTTCGACCCGGCCGGCAAGGCCGACGCGGCCGCCGTCGTCCTCGGGTACCCGGAGAACGGCCCATTCGACTCCGAGCCGGCCCGGATCCGGTCCGAGGAACGCCTCCGCGGCCCGGACATCTACGGCGATCGCACGGTCACCCGGCACGCCTTCTCGATCTGGGCCTCGGTCCGCCCGGGCAACTCCGGCGGCCCGCTGATCTCCCCGCGCGGCACGGTGTACGGCGTCGTCTTCGCCGCCTCCGTGGAGGACAACCGCACCGGCTACGTCCTCACCGCCGAGCAGGTCGCGGAGAACGCCGCCGCCGGCGCCCGCTCGACCCAGGAAGTCTCCACCCGCACCTGCACCTGA
- a CDS encoding alpha/beta fold hydrolase produces MDDPLVLFLHGFPEFWWAWRHQLPVIAEAGYRAVAMDLRGYGASDKTPRGYDPFTVAADVSGVIRSLGATNAVVVGHGWGGFVGWSAAVLAPRQVRALAAVSAPHPLLLMRSGRPRSVAQVGWFQLPILPERRLLAHDGIHIERLLRSWSAPGGQFPDAEASRRYRAALQVWPAPHCALEYHRWFVRSRLRSDGRRFSARMREPVTVPVLQLNGGKDSALAPESAVLPPKLVTGPLRHEVLTSAGHFPHEESPAEFSRVLLDWLRSLPS; encoded by the coding sequence GTGGACGATCCGCTGGTGCTCTTCCTGCACGGCTTCCCCGAGTTCTGGTGGGCCTGGCGGCATCAGCTGCCGGTGATCGCCGAGGCCGGGTACCGCGCGGTCGCGATGGACCTGCGCGGGTACGGGGCCAGCGACAAGACGCCGCGAGGGTACGACCCGTTCACGGTGGCGGCCGATGTGTCCGGGGTGATCAGGTCGCTCGGTGCGACCAATGCGGTTGTCGTCGGGCACGGGTGGGGCGGGTTCGTCGGCTGGTCGGCGGCCGTGCTCGCGCCCCGGCAGGTCCGCGCGCTGGCCGCGGTGTCGGCTCCACATCCGCTGTTGCTGATGCGCTCCGGGCGACCGCGATCGGTGGCGCAGGTGGGCTGGTTCCAGCTGCCGATCCTGCCGGAGCGCCGTCTCCTCGCGCACGACGGCATCCACATCGAGCGGTTGCTCCGATCCTGGTCCGCGCCCGGCGGTCAGTTCCCGGATGCCGAGGCCTCCCGTCGGTACCGCGCGGCTCTGCAGGTCTGGCCGGCACCGCACTGCGCGCTGGAGTACCACCGGTGGTTCGTCCGGTCCCGGCTGCGCTCGGACGGCCGCCGGTTCTCGGCCCGCATGCGCGAGCCGGTCACGGTTCCCGTCCTCCAACTGAACGGCGGCAAGGACAGCGCGCTCGCCCCGGAGAGCGCCGTGCTCCCACCAAAGCTGGTCACCGGCCCCCTCCGTCACGAGGTGCTGACCAGCGCCGGGCACTTCCCGCACGAGGAGTCACCGGCAGAGTTCAGCCGGGTACTGCTGGACTGGTTGCGCTCGCTGCCGTCCTGA
- a CDS encoding phage holin family protein: MGQNQDEPTIGQLVADASRDLSTLVRSEVELAKTELKKTAVAAGTGAGMFGGAAFLGLLAIILLSIAAAYGLTALGLHPGWAFLIVAGFYLLVAAVLVLIGRSQLGKAKGPQRAIETSKESVEALKAIGKGD; the protein is encoded by the coding sequence ATGGGGCAGAACCAGGACGAGCCCACCATCGGGCAACTGGTCGCCGATGCGAGCCGGGACCTGTCCACGCTGGTCCGTAGCGAGGTCGAGCTGGCCAAGACCGAGCTGAAGAAGACCGCGGTCGCGGCCGGGACGGGTGCCGGGATGTTCGGCGGCGCCGCCTTCCTCGGCCTGCTCGCGATCATCCTGCTGTCCATCGCGGCGGCATACGGGCTGACCGCGCTCGGTCTGCACCCCGGCTGGGCGTTCCTCATCGTCGCCGGCTTCTACCTTCTCGTCGCCGCGGTCCTGGTCCTGATCGGCCGGTCCCAGCTGGGCAAGGCGAAGGGACCGCAGCGCGCGATCGAGACCTCGAAGGAGTCGGTCGAGGCGCTCAAGGCGATCGGCAAGGGCGACTGA
- the nhaA gene encoding Na+/H+ antiporter NhaA, with the protein MTPVNRLLQKRRAFPRILGRERAFLADTLRAETTGGLLLLGAAAIALIWANSPWQDAYHHLRDAQLGPLSVEGWASDGALTLFFFLAGVELKRELVVGTLSKVSEAIVPVVAAISGMVVPALIYLVINLTAADGRTHGWAVPTATDIAFALAVLAIVGSSLPSALRAFLLTLAVVDDFGAILVIAVFFSHGFHLLPLLASLLLVGVYFVLQRFRFRTPFLYVPVAVAAWWFMHESGIHATIAGVALGLATRVLTDDGEKRSPAERIEHRLRPWSAGVAVPLFALFAAGVTLSGGAVREMLTDPVAIGVAAGLVVGKFVGVFGGSWLTARYTRAELNSDLAWRDVAAVSVLAGIGFTVALLIAQLAFEGDTAQVERAKAAVLIASLLSALLASALLFRRNRAYAD; encoded by the coding sequence ATGACCCCCGTCAACCGACTGCTGCAGAAACGCCGCGCCTTTCCCCGCATCCTCGGCCGTGAACGCGCGTTCCTCGCCGACACGCTGCGGGCCGAGACGACCGGCGGGCTGTTGCTGCTCGGCGCCGCCGCGATCGCGTTGATCTGGGCGAACTCCCCGTGGCAGGACGCGTACCACCATCTCCGCGACGCGCAGCTCGGCCCCTTGTCGGTCGAGGGGTGGGCCTCCGACGGCGCGCTCACGCTGTTCTTCTTCCTGGCCGGCGTCGAGCTCAAGCGGGAACTCGTGGTCGGGACGTTGTCGAAGGTCAGCGAGGCGATCGTCCCGGTGGTCGCGGCGATCTCCGGCATGGTGGTGCCCGCGCTGATCTACCTCGTGATCAACCTGACCGCGGCCGATGGCCGGACCCACGGCTGGGCGGTGCCGACGGCAACGGACATCGCGTTCGCCCTGGCGGTACTCGCGATCGTCGGGTCCTCGCTGCCGAGCGCGTTGCGGGCGTTCCTGCTGACGCTCGCCGTGGTCGACGACTTCGGCGCGATCCTGGTCATCGCCGTCTTCTTCTCGCACGGCTTTCACCTGCTGCCGCTGCTCGCGTCGTTGCTGCTCGTCGGGGTGTACTTCGTGCTCCAGCGGTTCCGCTTCCGGACACCCTTCTTGTACGTCCCGGTCGCGGTCGCCGCGTGGTGGTTCATGCACGAGTCGGGGATCCACGCGACCATCGCAGGCGTCGCCCTCGGCCTGGCGACCCGCGTCCTGACCGACGACGGCGAGAAGCGCTCACCGGCCGAGCGGATCGAGCACCGGCTGCGGCCGTGGTCCGCGGGGGTCGCGGTGCCGTTGTTCGCGCTGTTCGCGGCCGGGGTCACGCTGAGCGGCGGCGCGGTCCGGGAGATGCTGACCGACCCGGTGGCGATCGGGGTCGCGGCCGGCCTGGTGGTCGGCAAGTTCGTCGGCGTCTTCGGCGGATCCTGGCTGACCGCGCGGTACACCCGGGCCGAGCTGAACTCCGACCTGGCCTGGCGTGACGTCGCCGCCGTGTCGGTCCTGGCGGGCATCGGCTTCACGGTCGCGTTGCTGATCGCGCAACTGGCCTTCGAGGGGGACACCGCGCAGGTCGAGCGGGCGAAGGCGGCCGTACTCATCGCGTCGTTGCTGTCCGCGTTGCTGGCGTCCGCGCTGCTGTTCCGGCGCAACCGCGCGTACGCGGACTAG
- a CDS encoding haloacid dehalogenase type II, with protein sequence MAAIKVLVLDVNETLSDLEPLRARFTAAGLAEESLDTWFAATLRDGFALTAADSYAGFRTIGGDVLKAQLAAAGLEPSEDVVTGILSGFTELSTYPDVAPGLRRLRELGIRLVTLTNGAARMSERMFTEAGVLDLLEYRLDVETTGKWKPHHAAYEYAANVCGVSPEQMALVAVHPWDVDGARRAGLRGWYLDRRGTPYPEAFLAPDLIASDLVELATVIEEDATR encoded by the coding sequence ATGGCCGCAATCAAGGTACTGGTCCTCGACGTCAACGAGACCCTGTCCGACCTGGAGCCACTCCGTGCCCGGTTCACCGCGGCCGGTCTGGCCGAGGAGAGCCTGGACACCTGGTTCGCGGCCACACTGCGGGACGGGTTCGCCCTCACCGCGGCCGATTCGTACGCCGGGTTCCGGACGATCGGCGGGGACGTCCTCAAGGCCCAGCTCGCCGCGGCCGGCCTGGAGCCGAGCGAGGACGTCGTCACCGGCATCCTGAGTGGCTTCACCGAGCTGAGCACGTACCCGGACGTGGCTCCCGGTCTTCGCAGGCTGCGCGAACTCGGGATTCGCCTGGTCACGCTCACGAACGGGGCCGCGCGGATGTCGGAGCGGATGTTCACCGAGGCGGGGGTCCTCGACCTTCTCGAGTATCGCCTCGACGTGGAGACCACTGGCAAGTGGAAGCCGCACCACGCCGCCTACGAGTACGCCGCGAACGTCTGCGGCGTATCCCCCGAGCAAATGGCCCTCGTCGCCGTGCATCCGTGGGACGTCGACGGCGCGCGACGAGCAGGCCTGCGGGGGTGGTACCTCGATCGTCGCGGAACCCCTTATCCAGAAGCGTTCCTGGCCCCGGATCTCATCGCGTCCGACCTGGTCGAGCTGGCCACCGTGATCGAGGAGGACGCCACCCGTTAG
- a CDS encoding TetR/AcrR family transcriptional regulator, which yields MPDVKHFDSAEALTAVELLFWRKGAASTGIQDIVTATGLSRSSLYNAFGGKDGLYLTALQRYLDERSRPMFARLGADQRGLPAVTAFFDRLIRLRCGGDFARWGCFVTNAHADGPSEAAQAVIDQHHDSLHAAFLAALEVAEGKNQLRPGTGLAGSAEMLTLLAYAINLRSRAGTPRETLRAGATAAVDSLGR from the coding sequence GTGCCGGATGTCAAACACTTCGACAGTGCGGAGGCGTTGACCGCGGTCGAGCTGCTGTTCTGGCGAAAGGGTGCGGCCTCGACCGGGATCCAGGACATCGTGACCGCGACCGGGCTGAGCCGCTCGAGCCTGTACAACGCCTTTGGCGGTAAGGATGGGCTGTACCTGACGGCGCTCCAGCGGTACCTGGACGAGCGGTCGCGGCCGATGTTCGCCCGGCTCGGCGCCGATCAACGAGGACTGCCGGCGGTGACCGCGTTCTTCGACCGCCTGATCCGCTTGCGCTGCGGCGGCGACTTCGCGCGCTGGGGTTGTTTCGTCACGAACGCGCACGCGGACGGACCGTCCGAAGCGGCGCAGGCGGTGATCGACCAGCACCACGACTCTTTGCACGCGGCCTTCTTGGCGGCCCTGGAAGTTGCTGAAGGCAAGAATCAGTTGCGGCCGGGGACGGGCCTGGCCGGGAGCGCGGAGATGCTGACCCTGCTGGCCTACGCGATCAACCTCCGCTCCCGCGCAGGAACTCCCCGCGAAACCCTGCGGGCAGGGGCCACGGCTGCTGTTGACTCACTTGGTCGCTAG
- a CDS encoding nitroreductase family deazaflavin-dependent oxidoreductase produces MTRRIPRVLARAPIPLFRYGFGFLLGRRVMMLEHRGRVSGQPRYVVLEVVDREPDALLLVSGYGAASQWYRNVVAEPAVRVWSGRLRGVPATAVPLRAEDVGPRLARYRDRHARAARALGRALDIPELTTNDPLPAEIGTRLPLVRVALSSPRPGDPGPSGRSRLD; encoded by the coding sequence ATGACTCGACGTATACCGCGCGTACTGGCTCGTGCTCCGATTCCCTTGTTCCGTTACGGTTTCGGCTTCCTGCTCGGCCGCCGGGTGATGATGTTGGAGCATCGTGGCCGGGTCAGCGGACAGCCTCGGTACGTCGTGCTCGAGGTGGTCGATCGGGAGCCGGACGCATTGCTCCTGGTCTCCGGCTACGGCGCCGCCTCCCAGTGGTACCGCAACGTGGTCGCGGAGCCGGCCGTGCGAGTGTGGTCGGGCCGACTGCGGGGCGTACCGGCGACCGCGGTGCCGCTGCGGGCCGAGGACGTGGGGCCGCGGTTGGCGCGGTACCGGGATCGGCATGCGCGGGCCGCTCGGGCACTCGGGCGGGCGTTGGACATTCCCGAGCTGACCACGAACGACCCGCTGCCGGCTGAGATCGGTACGCGGCTGCCGTTGGTCCGGGTGGCGCTCAGCTCTCCCAGACCCGGGGATCCGGGCCCTTCGGGACGATCCCGGTTGGATTGA